AATCGAGTTAATTTAACATTTTCCCATTTTTACAGTACAAACATCTTTTTTTACATATTCAGACTTGTATTAAAGACATAATTTTGAACCAGTTATAAATTATTCTTTTAATACAATGAAAATCAACACTATCACAACAATACTTGTATTAACACTAGTATTAACTAATTGTAAAACTCCTAACAAGGAAACTGATTCTGAACAAAGTACTGAACAACAAATAAAAAAAGACAATAAAATGGAATTAACAAACAAAGAGAAAGTAGTAGCACTTTTAAATAGCTTTAATACTGGAGACAAAACTCCTATTTCTTATATCAATCCAGAAAAATATATTCAACACAACTTAGCTGTTGGTGATGGATTAGCTGGATTTGGAGAAGTAATGAAAGCTGCTCCACCACAAGGATTTAAAGCAAATGTAGTTAGAGCATTCCAAGATGGAGATTATGTATTTACACATACAGAATATGATTTCTTTGGTCCAAAAGCTGGTTTTGATGTATTCAAATTTGAGGATGGTAAAATTGTAGAGCACTGGGATAATCTATCTGAAGTGACTCCTCCAAACCCTAGTGGAAGAACTCAATTTGATGGAACTACGGAAATTACCGACTCTGGTAAAACTGAAGCCAATAAAAACATTGTAAAACAGTTTGCTGAAGAAGTATTAATGAATGGTAAAATGGATAATCTTACAACATTGATTAATCCAACAAAATACATTCAACATAATTCTGCCGTTGCAGACGGTTTAGATGGTTTAGGAGCTGCTTTAAAATACTTTGCTGAAAACGGACTAGTAATGGAATATGACAAGGTTCATAAAGTTTTAGGTGAAGGTAACTTTGTACTAACAATTAGCGAAGGAAAATTTGGTAAAGGAGACCATGTAGCATATTATGATTTATTCCGCTTAGAAAATGGACAAATAGTTGAACACTGGGATGTAATTCAACCGATTCCAGAAAAATCTGAATGGAAAAACGATAATGGAAAATTTTAATCCCTTAGAATTTTAAGTATTCTTTGTAAAGATGTTAACTTGTAATAGGTTAACATCTTTTTTTTCAAATAATAAAAACTTGTTCATTACAAATCTTTATAGTACTTTCACTTTATAATGTGAGTAGAAGATTAACAAATCCCCTGTAATGATGGAGTATACTGCAACTGTAGAAGAAGAAAACAAGGAAATAGCAAATCGCTACAAAGATTTGTTAAAAGGGACTTATCAAACATTATCTGAAGAAGATAAAAAACTAATTCGTAAAGCTTTTGAAGTAGCTGTTGAAGCGCACTCAAGTCAAAGAAGAAAATCAGGAGAACCTTATATCTTCCATCCTATTGCCGTTGCAAAAATTGTAGCAGACGAAATTGGATTAGGAGCAACTTCTATTGCCGCAGCATTATTACATGACGTAGTTGAAGACACACATTATACTGTTGATGATATGCAACAGTTATTTGGTGAAACAGTAGCAAGAATTGTAAGCGGACTTACTAAAATATCTCGATTAAAACAGGATCAAGATTACTCAATTCAAGCAGAGAATTTTAGAAAAATGCTATTAACATTACATGATGATGTTCGTGTAATTTTAATAAAAATTGCAGATCGTTTACACAACATGCAAACCATGGATGCGATGCCACCTCATAAACAGGTGAAAATTGCTTCAGAAACATTATACATCTACGCTCCTCTAGCCCACCGTTTAGGTTTATATAACATTAAAACCGAACTTGAAGATTTAGGACTAAAATATACTGAACCCGATGTTTACAATGATATTTTAGTAAAAATCAAAGAAAACAAAGAGGAACAACAAAAATATATAGACACCTTTAATTCTAAGATTCGCGAGGCTCTTGATGATGTTGGATTTAAATATCAAATTAAAGGAAGATTCAAATCTATTTATTCAATTAGAAGAAAAATGCGCAAGCAAAACGTATCCTTCGATGAAGTATATGACAAGTTTGCCATTAGAATTATATACACACCAACATCAAAAGATGAAAAATTTGATGCTTGGAAAATTTATTCTATCGTAACCGATTTCTACAAACCTAACCCAGCTCGTTTAAGAGATTGGATTTCACAACCTAAATCAACTGGATACGAAGCATTACACATCACCGTTGTTGGTCCGGATGCTAAATGGGTTGAAGTTCAAATTCGTTCAGATAGAATGGATGAAATTGCGGAAAAAGGATATGCTGCTCATTTCAAATACAAGCAAGGAAATGAGAACGAGAATGGTTTAGATGATTGGTTGAATAGATTAAAAGAAACCTTAGAAAATAACACGTTAAATGCAGTTGATTTTGTTGAAGATTTTAAATTGAATCTTTATGCAAAAGAAATCTATGTATTTACACCTAAAGGAGATTTAAAATCATTACCAAAAGGAGCTTCTGCTTTAGACTTTGCCTTTGCCATACATACGGATGTCGGATTAAAAACAAGAGGAGCTAAAGTAAATGGAAAACTCGTTCCTTTAAGTCATGAATTAAAAAGTGGTGATCAAGTTGATATTTTAACTTCTGCCACAAACAAGCCAAATTCACGTTGGTTAGATTTTGTAATGACCGCCCGTGCAAGAACTAAAATCAAATCAGCATTAAAAGCAGATGAGAAAAAGATTGCCGAGGAAGGAAAAGCAATTTTAGCTCGTAAACTTCGTCATTTAAAGATTAATTACGATGAAAAATTAATCCATGAAATAGCTAGTTATTTTAATCTACAGACAAGTTTTGATCTATTCTACAGAATTGGTAACGGTGCTATTGACAATACACTTTTAAAGGAATTTGTTAGTCAGCGTTCAA
This genomic window from Tenacibaculum sp. 190524A05c contains:
- a CDS encoding nuclear transport factor 2 family protein → MKINTITTILVLTLVLTNCKTPNKETDSEQSTEQQIKKDNKMELTNKEKVVALLNSFNTGDKTPISYINPEKYIQHNLAVGDGLAGFGEVMKAAPPQGFKANVVRAFQDGDYVFTHTEYDFFGPKAGFDVFKFEDGKIVEHWDNLSEVTPPNPSGRTQFDGTTEITDSGKTEANKNIVKQFAEEVLMNGKMDNLTTLINPTKYIQHNSAVADGLDGLGAALKYFAENGLVMEYDKVHKVLGEGNFVLTISEGKFGKGDHVAYYDLFRLENGQIVEHWDVIQPIPEKSEWKNDNGKF
- a CDS encoding bifunctional (p)ppGpp synthetase/guanosine-3',5'-bis(diphosphate) 3'-pyrophosphohydrolase, which codes for MEYTATVEEENKEIANRYKDLLKGTYQTLSEEDKKLIRKAFEVAVEAHSSQRRKSGEPYIFHPIAVAKIVADEIGLGATSIAAALLHDVVEDTHYTVDDMQQLFGETVARIVSGLTKISRLKQDQDYSIQAENFRKMLLTLHDDVRVILIKIADRLHNMQTMDAMPPHKQVKIASETLYIYAPLAHRLGLYNIKTELEDLGLKYTEPDVYNDILVKIKENKEEQQKYIDTFNSKIREALDDVGFKYQIKGRFKSIYSIRRKMRKQNVSFDEVYDKFAIRIIYTPTSKDEKFDAWKIYSIVTDFYKPNPARLRDWISQPKSTGYEALHITVVGPDAKWVEVQIRSDRMDEIAEKGYAAHFKYKQGNENENGLDDWLNRLKETLENNTLNAVDFVEDFKLNLYAKEIYVFTPKGDLKSLPKGASALDFAFAIHTDVGLKTRGAKVNGKLVPLSHELKSGDQVDILTSATNKPNSRWLDFVMTARARTKIKSALKADEKKIAEEGKAILARKLRHLKINYDEKLIHEIASYFNLQTSFDLFYRIGNGAIDNTLLKEFVSQRSSPIMNFLKNPFKRNAHKNITDNEEVTNKYDALVFGQEEEKLEYSLSVCCKPIPGDAVFGFVTINDGIKVHKNNCPNAISLQSNFAYRIIKAKWIDSTKQEFSAILMVSGVDNKGIVNNITRIISSNMDVFINSINISGNAGVFEGKISLTVKNRNQLTKMMNSIKKVEGVQKVTRVNSL